The Miscanthus floridulus cultivar M001 unplaced genomic scaffold, ASM1932011v1 fs_736_1_2, whole genome shotgun sequence region GCTGCGCGGCCATGGTGGGTGGAGCTCGCGCGCAGCTATGGCGGGCCGAAGCTCCCGCGCCTCGAGCTCCACTGGCGCCACCAGGAATGGGCAAGCAGTAGCAGCTCGTGGAGCCCCATGACGACTTGACGAGGTGGAGCTTCTTCTCACGGTGGCCGGAGCTGGAGGCGGGCGCGCCATCGTCCCCGTCCGCGGAGCCGACACTCCGACGGTTGGAGCTTCGCCCCTGgggctactgctactgctactctaGGCGGAGGAGCTCTGGCCCGCCAGCTCCGCCTGCCGTGGCCGCGTGGGAGCTCCGTCCGGCATGGCAGCGCGGGAGCTTGAGGCGGAGGAGCTCCGGCCTGCCATGGCtgcgcgtgctgctgctgctgctgctcgcgggccgccgctgctgctcgccgtggccgtggccgcgtcgggatggagagagaggaggaggaagaagaagatgacatgtggggctcgTGTGTCAGTGACAGGGGTGATAAAGTATATGTCTTCGTATACGTCTACAGCTCGGCCCAGACTGTGTCCATACGTATTCAGTGGTATTTTTATGGGAAacgaagaattataatggcatactTCAAAATAAACGAATAGTAATGACGTTTCTCCGAACGTCGAAAATTATAATGACATGAATCCAATTAACCCATTTTTTAACTACAAAAAATTACAAAACCACTTCAAACCAAAGGCAGAAAGACATGCATATAGCAAAGCCCAGGCGCCCAGTCCTTAACTGCTTGAAAAAGACGTTCGCACAATGAAGCCACCTTGTTGTATCATGGGTTTGAGCTCATCGCCTCACACTGCAATTAGATACTATTAGTTTAGTGGATAATGAAATTTAAGATTTGTACATCGATTTCCTTGTGGACAGTTTGTCAGATATAATTACTACTACTAACATTTACATGTTGTGATAAATAGGTTGTAACTGCCTAGCTAGGGCTTGGAACGTAAAAATTTTACAGAAATAATATAGGAATTTTTTaggttttttttctctttttattaTCTAATAAAACTTGTGAcaaagcttttgccgtcctttctaaaaaaatatagGAATTTTAAAGAAACATGAAAAAAATTCCGTGTTCCAAACAGGGCCCAGTGATTCCGATGTCAACCCTGTGTCCTGTTTATTTGACTTCTTGAGCAATATTTAAATTAATGTTAACTAAATTGGATTAATGTTAACTAAATTGGATACTTGAACCATTTGTGGTTGTGGATTTGCCCAACCTTTTCAGCAAGGAATTATGCTTGTGTATTTGAAAGGAAATAATGAGTTGTAGGTTAGCAGCTGAAGATATATATACTTTTTACGTCCTGTTTTGTTTATCTTGTAGTATTAACGGCTTCTCATTTCATCTCTGCAGTGTGCAGTGGTCTATCAACCAAATGGTTCACAGGAGAAGTCACAGACTCACAATATGGGCATTCGTCCATTTCTTACATGCTAAATTCCTAACAACGAGGAACACGTGGTCTGGGACCTTCGTGAACTACATCAAAATCCAGAAGACACCTATGCAGTTATTGTACTtcagtttttgtttttgttgaTATTGTTCCTGCTATTTTGTTATTGAAGCACCAGAAAGACGAAAGTAAAACAGAAGTTTAATTATCAAGATGGAGATGTGGACAGCTATTCCGCATGACTAGTTCTACTAGGAACCTAGTTAGATACACTCCTTGTTTATTTTTTGAAGGTGTTAGATATACTGTTGATCCTAAGGTGATATTTTGTCTTCATTTCCAAACAGAGAAATTCACATGTCACGAAGTCACTGCAGCCACTTGCCGTGGAAAATTGTTCCCTCTCCAAATTTCCAGTGGATTTGATTCAACTTGCCTCCCTGGCTCTCAGCCCATTGGTGATCATTTTTTAGGAGATCACCAGGGGATGATGTATCACCACCTGGATTTTCATTACCCCATATGCCAGCAAATTTTCATTGGTGGCACCAGTACTGTAGGTGAATCAAAAGGGTCAATTGCTATTCAGAGGATGCTCTTGCAAAAGGGCAAATTGCTATTCAGCTAGAGCGGGTACAAATGAATCTGCTTTGGTGACAATGGGACCTGCTCTCAGCATCTCATGCCGTCATGCAGGAACTCAATGGCCACAGATTTATCATCTCATCATCTGAAGTTCTGAACTCTAATATGGTACGTTTCCCCTTAACGTGATTTTTATCGTGCTGTGAAGGATTTGACATGCATCACATCTTAACTGTTTGCATATGTTATTCAGACCGAAGATTCTGCAGTAAGCAGTAGCATGGCATGATTTTCACAAATACGGGAATCGTCCCCAAAGATGACAGATCAAGTGTTAGAAAAATATGGCCCATCAGAAGATGGATTCGAGATCATCACACAGAAAGATCAGAAGGATAATTCTCTCCCTCTGTCTTATCAAGATTTATACAAGAAATACGGAGCAGCATGACAAGAATCAGCAAACAAGATGCTCGGTTTCAAGACATTTTTACAGACTAAAAAACGATTAGGCAAAATTGTGCAAAATTCCAATTCTACATATAGTCCACATGTTCCCTTTCCACCAATTTCCTACTGTAATGTAACTGAAAGCAGGCACAACACTATGCCTCATCACCTGAATTCTCAGTTCTTTTTTCATGAGGTACACAAGATAGTTCAAATGCTGCACTTCCAGTTTCAGGCCCTCGTTTTCACATCCTAGGAAGAAATCTGATGGATCGATTTTTCCCAAAGAAGCAAGTGAGGGCATAAGCGATTGATGATTCATTGATTCTATGTCTCCTAGCGTTTCCTTGAATTTGTACAAATGCATGAGTGGAAAACATTCATTCCTCCCTGAACTTGAATCAATTTCCAAACAAATGAGAAATTGTCAAATGGTTTCGGCAGTTGGGGAGCGaggattctttttcttgttgttaTTTGTTCGCTTTTGGATGCAGTTTCAATTGATTCTTTGCTATCAAATCCTAATTTTTTTGTTTGGCCGATTGTCAAATGCTGCATATAATCTGAATGGGCTAAAATTCCTGGGAGGATCATGAGGGTTAACAATGTGAACAAGTAAAATAACTCGAATTTTCATGTCTGTAAGCATTAGCATTTTCAAGTCTACAGGCATGCGCTGTTGCGAAACACGAGTTCAAGGGAATTTCTGGCAAGTGATGTCTGGTAGTAAGGATTACTAATCACGAGAACTGATTTGCTAAGGTCAGACCCTGCAAAAAAATTCCTAAGGCAAGGTTGTGTTTAATTTTGATTGGAAGTTGGAACAATACTGCAAAGATGTTATTACAATATATTTCTTATTTCAACTTTTGAAGGGCAAAATTTCTGTTTATTTAGTGCAGAACATCCATTCATTGTAGGAGGGTAATTCCCCTCATACTGACAGTAGTACTTACAAATAGTGTAAACCCATCATGTGAGGTGATGTGAACCCAGAATCCATGGTATATAACATATATGAAGAAACCTTATAAATAGTACCATGCCTGCTATCTATCATCCACGTGCTATAAAAGTAGAAATGTTTCGAGAGGAACTCCttaaaattacaaaactaataaaATGGTAACTATGCTAAATTAGTATCCTCTCATACAAAGTCAAGCATCTCTCTTACAACATGCCATTTATTTTCAGCTGTTAGCATCTCATTCTCTTACAAGCCAAACAAACATCCATCTTTTGCACGTGGGCAGAACGTCCATGGCACCCAAAACATTTCTTAGGATATTTCATTGGTCCTTACAACACAGGCTTTTCAAAATTGTTCCAGAGAGTTTCTATTCAGTAGCACTTTAGGCCAGTACCTGGAATCTACTAGTTCAGCCTCAATCATGTACAATGTAAGCATcactaaaacaaaaaaaaaagaataattcatTCAGCAAGTGAGAACTAGGTAAAACATCAGTTGGAATAAAAACATGCTAATAAAAAATGGTTAGATACCAGAAAAGTGGATTactgtcaaattccaaatagcaTAATAAGTTGTACAGTACAGACTTATTCACAGCAGAAAAGTTAGATAACCTTCAGCAGTGACCTAGGCAGAAAACTAACAAACATGCATATTTAGCCTCTAGAACAAGTCACCATAAATAATAGCATGAGGGTCAGAGATCATTGGTGATTCTACTGCAGAAATCAGAATTGAGGGTCTATGAGCAGTCAGAGATAACTGGTGATTCTATTGCAGAAACCAGAATTGAGAAGGCCTGCAAAGTGGGCATCTGTTAATGATCATGAATTGCAGTCCCGCCATCCGCCTAAAACACAAAAGGAGATTCTAAAATTAGACTCTAGAGGGCACAACAATACCAGCACAAGCTGTAGCATAAGCATCTGCAAGGCCAGGAACATAGTCCTTGTGACAATCGATGAATCTCAGTTTGAAAGTTTCCTCTCCAAATTTAATAAATGTGAAAAGGCTCATATTGGTACCTAGCAATCATTTTTCCTGCAGGACCTTCATGACATAATGTCGGGGCACAAGCCGCTCCTCCAGGCTGTATGTGAGCAAAACAGGCCTTTCCACAATGTCCCGTGCCTCCACTGCAGCCTCATTGACAAGAAACTCAATCTTGCGAAGAAGAACCTCGTCAGATAATTCTAATATAGTTGGCTTATTGGACACTGCAGTGGAAACCTCAGACTCAGAACAACCAAGAGTCCTCTTAAAGAATTCAAGCTTGGCAGCAACCTTCTCTTTGGAATTATTGGCAATGACGGACACCGCGAGTCTAAACATCCGCGAAGTGGGAGGCACCCCAAGTTCTTCTGCCCGCAGCAAAACCTCCTTCACGCGTTCCGGGTAGAAGGTAAGCACCCACCCGTTTTTTTCTAAAGCTTAGCAATATCTCGAACACCCCACTGACGAAACAAAGCTATGTTAGGCTTGATTACCCTCTCAAGGCCCGCCCTGAGGAAGGCCCCATTCCTCTTTGTGACCACCAGGACCTGTTCAAACGAGCGTTAGAAGGATACGAAGAACTCGAGCCTGGCACCTACGTCGCCCTCGCGGAGAGCGCGTGAGCCAACCAAGAGGAAGCAAGCGATCTGGGGAGTAGAGAGACCGACGCGGTCGCGGAGAGCAAGAAGGCGGGGTGCGATGTTCTTCACCGACGCACGGAGGAGCAGCGGGTCCGCGGAGACGACGGCGGCGATGTCAGCGCGGGAGAGGCTGGCGCCGGAGAGCAGGGCGAGGATAGCATCAGGGTTGGAAGCAGAGTTGAGACGGGAGTAGGAGAGCTCTAACTCGCGGGACGCCTTCCTGGACACCTCGCGGGACACCTTCTTGGACGCCTCGCGGGCTTGGGTTTGGGCGAGGCCGCAGGCAGAAACGAGGCAGTCCTCGAGGGAGAAGGCCGTGGGGAGGGTGGTGGAGGTGGAGAGAAGGCGGCGGCACGCGCGGGGGTGGATTGGGGGGTGTAGCGTGGAGGCGGCGCGGAGCAGAGGGAGGAAGCGATTTCGGAGTTGCagcatggcggcggcggaggggaggCCGCGGCGAGGGCGCCCCTCCCGCCAGACCAGGTGAGAGGAGGGCAGGAGGCTGCGATGCAACGGCTCACTCGAGGGATGCTTGGCCGCGCATCCGCGGCTGCCGACACGGAAACCTCAGGCCCCTTCACTCCTTCGGATGGGGGATGAAGGAGATGATGGATTCATCGTACCATTGTATGGGCAGTGGCCCGTGGGCTGGTCCATGGGCCAAGTGCTGCGAGTGGCTCATTGAGCCCGTCGTCCCCCATGATCAAATCGGTGACCGAGACTAGCAGCACTGGCTGCCTTTATCCTTTGTAGCCACACTacccaaatccaaatccaaatccaaattaGCATATTTCTCCAGACTTCAAGAGCAGCGACCAAGAGAACTATGGCTTTCCctttttcttttgaaaaaaactattttcataattttttattttaaaaagttGCAAAGTTATATTCATAACTCTTAAGTACGTATAATATTTTGCGAAAATAATTTATCACCATAACTTCTAATCAtgttttttgatatattttttataaCTTTATAGATAATTTATCTtgacaagttttctatatgaccTTTAGAACGTAACTCTTCTACAACGATTCCACGGATATGGTATATGGTATCCTATTCGACATGTTCATCACGTTTTCTCACTCTTTTTtctccttttatttattttttctttccttatttttattttttatattagcCTACCTATTTTCCTTCTACATATTATGACTAGGTTTTTTTCACGTTGATAAGTTTATCCAAAACAAATTGTGTAAATAAATGAGTTGGATATGTTTTGTATCAATTTTTTTAAACCCATTGAACAACAAAAAGTTATGTGTGTATATAATATAAATTAAAAATTTATTACATAAAAGTATAGCTAGATAGCTTATGTTAAAAAATTGTTATGATAAATTTGTCCGTTGACAGTTATTAACAAAAACTAGATTATAGATGTTAAGTAGAAAAACTATCATGATATATTTggcgatggatgatctgacgctGAAGATAACTCAGAGATCATCTGACGCTAAATCCTCATTTAGCGATTCAATGTATGTCGGTATACGTATTCACAATCACTGTTTGCTTGTCTGTCGCTAAAGTGACTTATATCGTCATATAGTCTGTCGCTATAGAATGGTCCCACTTGAGCCTAGCTCGAGCGTGAATTTTAGCCCGGCCGAGTACAGAGGCAAACGTTTCTACCCTAAATCAGCGCCGCCActgctcttcttcctcccaaTTCTCTCCCAAATCGCCGCTCCATCGGCTAGCGCTAGCTCCAGCCTCACGCGACCCACCTCGCCCCGAGCGCCGGTGCCCCATCCACCACTTCACGGCCCTTCGCATCTCTCTCCCTCATATTCGACTCCTCCCTCTCCGCTCTTCTCTCTCCCTGCTTCCTATCCTCTCTCAGATCCAGAGGCCGAGCATGGCGGCGGCAAGCTCCATGGCGGCGACAGGATGCTAGCTGGTACTCCATGGTGGCTCGAGGGGTGGTGACGCGAACAGACGCCTCCTATCTTCGAACCGTCACGCACGCGGAGGAGCCCGATGGGCAGGGCGCCTCCGCGCCTTCAATCCAATGAGCCGACCCCTTCCCAATCCCTTTCCCAATCTGGTCGTCGCTCTAGAGGTGGAACACAGCCTGGGCCTTCCTACCGACGGCGCGTTGGCCTCTACTCTCTAGCCTCTCCCTCAGTGAGTTCTTGTGTGTGGGTCAAATTACGGTGCCCACGGCCAGAGACATACAGGAGAGTGTGGGATTCGGCAACCACAGCCGGATCCGTCAAGGTGGATGGCGACTATGGCAGCCTCCAATGGATCCAGGTGGTTTCTGGTAGTCCTCTTCACCTATACATCCCTATCAGTCGCAATGCTCTACTCTCATCTCCTCCCCTCCCTTCTCTGCTGATCCATCCCAATAGCAGCAGCTCGGCTCACTTGTGCTCCTCACTGTTAGGTTGCAGCACTTTGGTTGGATGAATTGTGTTCTCTTTGCTGGTACAGAAGCAATGTACTATTTTTTATCATTAAATTTTAGTTTGGTGTGCAGGTAAAGTGTAACTCGAACTGCAGGGGGGATTTTTAAATTCCATTGCCTAATCATTGTTTAATAATTACAACTCTTATTAGTTCAATCTTTTTGCCTAATTAAGGTCCCGGCATGCCAATGTCTATATTGTAAATGTGTTGGCCGGCAACAATTTTTTTTATTGTTGATTAAACTGTGGTTGTACGAGCCCAATAATAATGCAAACACCACTCTGAGTGCCTTATTAGTATTATGTGAAGTGCATTCGGTACTATGATATCTGGTTGTTTTTTCTTCCTTAGTTCTAACCTGTTCATGTCTTGTTTGATCTTGTCATGGGCTTACACGGTATCATTTTATTGCTGCATTACTAAGAGAAGATGGAATTCTCACTGCAAACTTGAATGAGCCCCTGATTACACTTGACAAAGGTGAATTTAGTTTTTGTTCAATCAAGTTTAGAAAAAAAACAAGTTCAAATTGTTATCTGGTACTTGGACTTTTAGTATAACATATCCTTGATGGTAAATTAACTGAACAAAATTTGCAAATGTTTGCTCACTACAAGTTAATATGTCATCATCTGTGTGGATTGATATGCTTTGCTCTTTTTATAGACAAAATCAAACTTCATCTGTGGTGGTTGGGGTTCACAgtttgtagatgcatatgtagcATGTCTTCCTTTTTCTAATTGTTGCTTTGCCTATTAGAACTATTATGTCAGCATATGCCTCTATGGTAATGCTTGCCTTGCTCCATTGCGTTAGTAGTAGTTGTCCTATAGATGTAGCTGCAGGATCTTGTTATTCTTATGCTAAAAAATCTGACTTTGCACCTTTGGTTGGTCAGATTGGTGACGCCCGTGGCCGCGGTGAGCTAGGACTCTGGATCTGGTGGCATGTCTTTCACTAGCGTGGGTGCAAGAGTGAACATGGAGGCCTTTTGCATCCTAGCCGACTAGGTCTTTCTCCCTCCCATGCATATCTTTTAACTATTCAGCAGCAAGCATAAGCATGCACCTCCAGTCGAATCATAGTTTCTGATGGAGCGTGTATTTGGATGGTGTAGTGATCACCTTAAGGAATCCCTTATAGTGCATCTCTGGTGTATTTTCTATGACTGGGCTGGCGTTTGTTATATATGTTTTAGCATAGGTGAGACGAGCTCGTCCCAACCTCATATTTAAGAAATTAAGATAGCTTGTGATTTTGGTAAATTCAAATTTGCTATGAGATATTAATTAGAACATCAACTATTTGTGTTAGATTGATTTTTGCTGCAGGATTGTTAACCTATTTATATGATTTGAACCTATTTATTTTTATATGATATATGAGCTGAACCTATGCTTTTTCATCTCTGCTCCACCATCCTTGATGGGCTACCTGTTCCTAAATCAGCTTCCTCCAACAATCCAGCATCCAATCGACCATCTGTCCAATTTCCCAAGCTCAAAGGATAAAGGTacattatttccatgaacttTGTCTAATAACATTGCACTTGTAGACTTGTATGCACAGTAAGTGTTAGAACTTGTGATACTCAAAACGCATCTGTAGATTCTTTTAGTGCTCATCAGTTATGCACAGTAGGTTTTACCTCTATTATAACTTTGTAATGCACAACACACAATCTCTTTTCATTTGTAAAACATAAATGATTAATTTTGTTGATGGTGATAGTGTTTCTAATGCATCACGTTTAGTCAATGGTGGATGTGGCATTAGTTAGCTCAGAAACATTGTTAGGCAACAATTTTGCTCCGACAAGTAGGATGTGGTGACTCGTGAAATGCTATGAAATTACTCTGAATATGGAGGCCAGGCTCTCTAATGAACCTGACACAATCTTCTACTTATATGAAAATTAACCATCTTCATCTTTGTTCAGGAATTATGGTTCAGATGCTACAGTTTACTGCACGTGAAGCTGTGGTAAATGTCCCTATGCTAATTAGGTGTCACATCATGTAATGTAACAGCACATATAAATTGTAAAAGAACACATTTTACTGGTGTGCTTCTCCATATATGGTAAAAAGATAAGTCTGATTGGGATTAAGGTGATATTGCCTTGCTCTCTTTATTGTAGGTTTACAAAGTGAAGTGCTTCATTGAAGGTTCCTTTTGTATGATTTTGGCAAGCTCATGAATAGAAACCGACCTGACATTATATGTTCCTGCTGTACAAAAAAGCATTCTTCAATAACAATATGCCCTCCAGTACAGTACATTATTGGTACACTTTCGATTAGTTTAAAAGACTAAACTTTTCTTAATAGGTTTAGCTTACTAAATATTTCATAAGCTGCCATTTATTTATGAGTGATTCAG contains the following coding sequences:
- the LOC136532885 gene encoding transcription termination factor MTEF1, chloroplastic-like, whose amino-acid sequence is MLQLRNRFLPLLRAASTLHPPIHPRACRRLLSTSTTLPTAFSLEDCLVSACGLAQTQAREASKKVSREVSRKASRELELSYSRLNSASNPDAILALLSGASLSRADIAAVVSADPLLLRASVKNIAPRLLALRDRVLVVTKRNGAFLRAGLEREVLLRAEELGVPPTSRMFRLAVSVIANNSKEKVAAKLEFFKRTLGCSESEVSTAVSNKPTILELSDEVLLRKIEFLVNEAAVEARDIVERPVLLTYSLEERLVPRHYVMKVLQEK